A window of Sulfurimonas gotlandica GD1 contains these coding sequences:
- a CDS encoding sensor domain-containing diguanylate cyclase, translating into MSDDLKNSNVEELLNRLPGMLYRCKYDSDWTMQFVSEGCKELTGYEIEELLYNKSMSYASIIHENDLNLTYIEVTKALESNTPFSYEYRIYTKDGSLKWVWEQGIGLYNDSGEVVDIEGYITDITYQKKQSDELQTELTKKDKELLVNSTLLDEYKKAVDEGAIVTKTDINGIITYVNDEFCRMSGFAREDVIGKSHSIVRHPQNPNSVFSNLWKTILDKKIWKGVIKNRTKDKKTYYVKSTIVPILDYDGEIKEFFAIRHDVTDLILQEKKIKFQTTDDMTQLPNRQKLIEDLQENKELKLAIINIEKFKEINDYYGFDTGDRLLVELSTMLSKI; encoded by the coding sequence ATGAGCGATGATTTAAAAAATTCTAATGTTGAAGAATTATTAAATAGATTACCGGGAATGCTATATAGATGCAAGTATGATAGTGACTGGACAATGCAGTTTGTTAGTGAAGGCTGTAAAGAGTTGACTGGCTATGAAATAGAGGAGCTACTATATAATAAAAGCATGTCATATGCTTCTATAATTCATGAAAATGATCTGAACCTAACATATATAGAAGTAACTAAAGCTTTAGAATCAAATACACCATTTAGTTATGAATATAGAATATATACTAAAGATGGCAGTTTGAAGTGGGTTTGGGAACAAGGAATAGGGCTATATAATGATAGCGGTGAAGTTGTAGATATAGAGGGCTACATCACAGATATAACTTACCAAAAAAAACAGAGTGATGAACTTCAAACAGAGTTAACTAAAAAAGATAAAGAGCTTCTTGTCAATTCAACACTACTTGATGAATACAAAAAAGCAGTTGATGAAGGTGCTATTGTAACTAAGACAGATATAAACGGAATTATTACTTATGTAAATGATGAGTTTTGTAGAATGTCTGGTTTTGCTAGAGAAGATGTTATTGGTAAGTCTCATAGTATCGTGAGGCATCCGCAAAATCCAAATTCAGTTTTTAGTAATTTATGGAAGACCATACTTGATAAAAAAATCTGGAAGGGTGTTATAAAAAATAGGACTAAAGATAAAAAAACATATTATGTAAAATCTACTATTGTTCCTATTCTTGATTATGATGGTGAGATAAAAGAGTTTTTTGCCATTAGACATGATGTTACTGATCTGATTCTTCAAGAGAAAAAAATCAAGTTCCAAACTACAGATGACATGACACAATTGCCAAATAGACAAAAGCTTATTGAAGATTTACAAGAGAATAAAGAGCTAAAACTTGCCATTATAAATATAGAAAAGTTTAAAGAGATAAATGATTATTATGGTTTTGATACAGGGGATAGACTTCTTGTAGAACTCTCGACAATGCTTTCAAAAATTTGA